A stretch of Pseudomonadota bacterium DNA encodes these proteins:
- a CDS encoding M20/M25/M40 family metallo-hydrolase, whose protein sequence is MLPSAPERLRTHVHRLAGEIGERNVYHPQALDAAAAYIRGEWSAQGYPVSSQPYEVEGLSCENLEVSRVGNGRARGIILIGAHYDSVRGSPGANDNASGVAALLELSRLFTGQKPDRTVRFVAFVNEEPPFFYRRQMGSMVYAEAARERGDDIRLMMSLEMLGSYSDRPGSQRYPPLFRYFYPDRGNFIAFVSNFSSREMLKQAVAAFQAGSDFPVEHVATFSFVPGVSWSDHQSFWRQGYPALMVTDTAFYRYAYYHTAQDTPEKVDYAAMAEVVQGLYKAIASLAME, encoded by the coding sequence ATGCTGCCTAGCGCGCCCGAGCGGCTTCGCACCCATGTCCATAGGCTCGCGGGCGAGATCGGCGAGCGCAACGTCTATCACCCCCAAGCGCTGGACGCCGCCGCGGCCTACATCAGGGGGGAGTGGAGCGCCCAGGGTTACCCGGTGAGCTCGCAGCCCTACGAGGTCGAGGGACTGTCCTGCGAGAACCTCGAAGTCAGCCGCGTGGGAAACGGCAGAGCCCGTGGGATCATTCTCATCGGTGCCCACTACGACTCGGTTAGAGGAAGCCCCGGCGCCAACGACAACGCCAGCGGGGTCGCGGCGTTGCTGGAGCTGAGCCGCCTGTTTACGGGGCAGAAGCCCGACCGCACCGTGCGCTTCGTGGCGTTCGTCAATGAGGAGCCGCCCTTCTTTTATCGGCGGCAGATGGGCAGCATGGTCTACGCCGAAGCGGCCCGTGAACGGGGCGACGACATCCGGCTGATGATGTCGCTGGAGATGCTCGGCTCGTATAGCGATCGGCCCGGAAGCCAACGCTATCCGCCGCTGTTCCGGTATTTCTATCCGGACCGCGGCAACTTCATCGCTTTCGTCTCGAACTTCAGCTCGCGGGAGATGCTCAAGCAAGCGGTGGCCGCGTTTCAGGCGGGCTCGGATTTTCCCGTCGAGCATGTGGCCACGTTCTCTTTCGTTCCGGGCGTCTCATGGAGCGACCATCAGTCGTTCTGGCGCCAGGGCTATCCGGCCCTCATGGTGACCGACACGGCCTTTTACCGCTATGCCTATTACCACACCGCCCAGGACACCCCCGAGAAAGTCGACTACGCGGCCATGGCCGAGGTGGTCCAAGGCTTATACAAGGCCATAGCGTCCCTGGCGATGGAGTAA